Below is a genomic region from Astatotilapia calliptera chromosome 13, fAstCal1.2, whole genome shotgun sequence.
GCGAAACAGGATTAAAGACTACGCTGCTGATTTTCAACGTAAAGCCCTGCCAATTACACGAGAAGTGTTCGCGCTCAGTGCTAGCTGCATCTGAGAAAAACACTCAAAACAACATTTCATTAGTGAACATGTAAAATCCACTAACTGAACACATCACAGTGTGCTCGTGGTTTCTATATGTGATCTCATTGTTGGTGCACAAAGCAGAACTTGATATGTTATGGTGAAACCACCAAAAGCTTTAGATAACGACTCTGACAAGTCATTTGGAACATGAACCAACACGAGGCATTAATAATGCTTAAACTGTAAAGTCCTTAATAGAAATGTGCCTCAACTTTAATTGGGAGAATTAAGAAGAATAGTCTTCGAGGTGTGTGGTACAGGGCTTGCTGCAGCCCTTGCTGAACTTATTGTTGTTCTTTCCATGAATGATATGAAAACCTCTGCAAGTGCAGCTGTTAATTACATTCACCCGCATGGCTGTATGATATAGGGCTTACTTCAACAGTTCACTTTAtttctgcacacacactctATAGGTGTCAGTATAACAGCCCATTAAGCTGTACTCATAAAAATGTATTCTTGATTTCACTTGTGGgaccaattttttaaaaacatagtcAGCACTGCAGGGTGATGCAGCAGTTAATTCACGAACGAAATGcagtgtttttccttctcagcACTTAAAGCTTCCCTCATCGATAGTTTTATAGCTACCGTGGATCAGAAACTGTGTAATGTTAGAGATGTCGCTGATAGAAATGACTCCGAAGCTCAAGTGTCAGTGGCAGTTCCCTCAGTTCAGCTGAGCTTTTGAGCATCTTTCAGTTAATTGATCCGGTTTTAGTTATTTGGGTCACTCCCATCCACTACTTTTCCAGCTGTAGGAGACAGCTGTAGACAGCTTTGAGAAACCAGCTGTCCACTGCCTGCTCAGCATCAAATAGCAGAGTATCTCAGTCACATTAAAGTTTACAAATGTAGAGACTAGCTAACAGTAACAAGCAGTTAGAAGACAAATAGGGGTTGGAGTACActaaaaacagagcaaaattGGTGgctagtaatatttttaaacctttatttaaccaagaATGAAGTCTCGAGAGTTAGCATGTTTTGGAAGAGTGTCCTGGGCCAGTATAGGCGGCGTTAACTTCGGGTGCAGAGCTAAAGCTCCCAGAGAAAAGCTGCACAAGCACAGGAAGAGCATGTAAACTCCACACACAAGGGCCCTGCCCCAGGTTCAAATCCAGAACCCTCTTGGTTTGAGGCAATAGTGCTAACCACCAGACTACTACGCTGTCCCAAAACGAGTGCCTGGATAGAaattttgtcagtttttgtgGCCAGCCTTAAAATATGCTGAAGCAGTAGAAATACCACTTTTGGGTCTTTCCCATGTCAGTGCATTTACTCTCAGCTGCCCAAAATACATGTCATATAATCCACTCTGCTTCCTTTGAGTGTTAGGGGAGATAAACGTATTCCTGCTGTTTCCTAGGTGGACAAATCAGTAGTCTTCTTCACTCAAAAGAACTGTTCTGATAACAAGCATAAGTgagttattatggtacatttgGCTACTATTTTATGCCATTTAGAgtctttctttgttattttgttgAAACTATATACACTGTTGAAAGTGTTCACTGTGGTAAACTATAGTGGCCAGCCTGTGGATGTCCATTAGACAGCACAACGTGAGTGTTGCAAGCAGCTGAAGAGGCCTGTTGCTGTGATACCACAATGTGACTACCCTGAGACTCACTCACTCGAGACCACAGGAATGTCCTCATTCTccctatctctctctcttttgggcgaaacttttttttctcctttttcttttggtttcgcTCTCTTTTTGTATGtctttctcactctctttctATCCGTTCTTGGCATGTGCAAGCATCGCCTTTCCTCTCGTCCCCTTTCTCGGGTGCATGCTCattgggagggagggaggagaccTCGGCGCTGtgcacacagacatgacaaTCTGTCACTGACACACAGGCCAATGCAAACAATGGGAGCAATGCATGTGGCAAAATGAGAAAGTGCGGGGGGGTAGTGAGGCACCCCCGCTCCCTACATACACATGAGATTTCACATATGACTACATACACAAGACTTTGTTGCCATGACAGCAGGTTTTCTCTTATTTGGGTACGCGGCCTTTCCAATGCAGAAACAGTTCATTAAAAAGTCTACCTGCCCTCCCCTGTTTCTAGTTAGTTGTCAGTCTGTGACAGCAGATTGATTCCCAGCCTCTGCAGTAAATGGGGAAGGATTATGTTCAGTGGATTTTTTTAACTGGCTCTTGGCTCTTGTGTACCCACAGAGGAAGTAAGCTTGTCCCAACAATGGAGCTCATTTGACACAGCAGGGTCAGCGTCAAACTTTGGAGCAGTCAGAGAATGATTTGTGCAGCCATGTTTGCCTTTGCTCTCCGAATGCCTAAATGCATGTTCATGTCGCTGGCAGCTGACTGTGGAGAAAGTTGTCTCGATGCCTCGTGAAAAGCAGCTAGGTATGCTGCGGTCACAGCCGAGGCCCAAGTTTTTCAGAGTTTCTAAATGTATGGgtatctttgtttttaattttcagggCATCTTGTTGTGGTTCGCCTATCTAATCCATCCTATCTGTCATTCCTCCACAGGCCATGCTAATGAGGCAGCAAGACAGACTGGAAGGTCGTGTTCAGAACATCGATGAGCACCTCAACAAGCTGGAGTCAGACAAGACACTGATGAAGGTGCATTTTCAATTCCGAATGTTATGTGAATGTTATCAGCATGGGGGTTTGTGCTATAATTTTGTCTGCTGTAATGAAATTACTCTACCGTTTCTCACTCTTGGGAAATCAAAGGTAAATGTAACTTTAACTATGACTGGCAGGTGCAGCAAAGTGAAAATGGATTTAACAAACGACTTTCCCACTTTCATATTGAACAAGAACAGCATAGATTCCATAAAATTGTGTGTCTGTTAATAAAAATTGTAGTATCTGTTTGTTAACATCAGTACttttagtcatttaaaaatgcatttctgcGTGTAAACGTGCATACTTGTGTATCCTGTGACCACAGGATGCAGTGTCTGAACTGAAAGAGCGTGCAAGAGCCCAGTATCAGCGGATGCATGCGCTGCTAGAAGCAAACCAGGCTGAAACCATGCAGATGCTGGAGAGCACCTACAACTCGTACGTGAGGAAGAACTCCCAGCAGGTGCTGCAGCTCAACGAGAGGCGCCACGAAGCAGAAAAACTCCTGAGCTCAGTGCAAACATTCTTCCAAAAAGCAGGCAGTTTGAATTTCATGAAGGTACAACAAATCTGCAAattgttttttctatttatcGAACATGAACCTTTATCTCTATGACCCCTTTTCACAGTTCTTGCATCTGCATCAGACAGTGATACTTTTGAGGGATATAAAATGATGTTGTGATATGAAAGCATGCGCAGTAAACCCTGATGCATCTTATAATAACTGTTAGTGAGACATTTGAAGGTGTGTGGGAATGACCCgtgaaacttttgttttttcatttcagaatACAAAACCTTATCAGCTCCTCATGGACAGGTAAGAAGTTATTCTAAGATATTCATTTCTTTGGACTAACTCAGTGATGTTTTCATGCAAGCTTTTTAGTGCACTGATCATCATCTTTATTCATTGTGAGAAAAACAGCCAAACTATCAAATATGTCCTTGTACAACATTCAACTGTTGCGTTGTTTTCAGTGGAATTAGCTAAATGTAGCTTTAGCGGGtgtactggtaataaaagcaggcaaaaaacaacaacaactccaacagaggtcaAGCAAGCGAAATATAAGCAAAGGTCAGAGAAAACAGCAGTAGAACAGATAAACCCATGTGTTTCCCCTATGATGTATAAATGGAAAATACTCTGTGATGAATTATTTCAAAAACCTGATCATAAGCAGGAGGGGTTGTCTCCTTGCCACATGTTATTTGCTTGTTTAATGGTGGGACTGGGTGAGCCTCACAGTTTTCTAACATGCTGCAGTGATTTTAACTATTCATTTGTCACTCCTGGCctcaacaactttttttttagcactatGCATAGTGTTTTTAGCAAGTTAAACTTTGACCCTGCACACTACAGCCAATGGATCTACAGTCCCCTGGACAGCATGATTTTGGTGTGGATGTCCAGTCTGAGGTGGATGGGTTCACCTCAGACGTTCACTTGGCTGCAAAGTTTTTCCCGATAGTCTTCTTTCTGCCATATGGTGACATTTATCTTTGGCTGTCGGGGACTTTCAGTATATAGTCTTATTCACAACAATTTAGGCCTCATCTTACATCTTCCTAATATGCTAATATTAGCCTAACCATAGCGCTGTAGCTAGCTACCTCATGGCTAGCTACAGGTAGcaggtagggttgccaaccgtcccttaaaaaacggaatcgtcccgtatttcgaaacaaaagtacacgtcccgtattgagctaataagggacgcactttgtcccgtaatacagtgagaatcaaaagtagtctataaatgtttatggaattaacgctttgtttgaaaacataattcccagcccctctcctgctttgtgaccaatgagctgacagcacacttatgacaattcgagtatgacaattcagattaccgctcatctcattggtcgaggaaaggtcgcttgcggcgaaaataccggaagacaacagatgaccacaacaagaagcatggccaacaggggaaCAAACGCCGActctgcggtgcaagtctcggatgacagtacacctaaagctgggcagacactgtgcgatttttttcagtcacgttattcagctcctgctcaaactgcacgattgactcgcagggattagaagttggtaggtcacgatgtactctcacactataccgcccgatgctctgatgcgacctgagtgctcacactgtgcctccataacatgaaggttataacagaaaatctgtcgctcgctctctctgtctttcactcacacagacacaccactaccatcaactttgctaaattgctaatgaaaaacattgatcaggcagctgtgattgagcagcagtgtaaatccaactattttcacggttgttgtggtcgtgatcattttgtgatgccacatcgaaaaggctcggatgagctttccaaagttctacaagttgtgcctccatcgcttgtgtccagatcacacgctgcacagccgcgctgcgccgtctttttcaccaACGTTTACGGTTGCgcgcgagcagtgtgagcggctgtggtgagaacctcacgagcgattgatgatcaggagctggtcgtgaggtgttaatcacttctcgttaccccacgtatactacacgacgcacgatgaaggccaaaatcggtccgatcactcaaaaatcggctcaaaatgggccaaaaatcgcacagtgtgagcccagcattagagcagctatgtttgttcccctcagagaaagggaagaatgggaaaaggaaaacacctggctggaaaacgttaatatgggcatgtgcagtgaatatcagcgctatgtggccagaagtgtgataatataatttattttgtgtaataaacaactgcaaggatagatgattacaacaaattgatgactaatacataaaagtaatacatagatgaataatgatgatgagttatgatgcgtaatcatgggaacaagcgggtttacaaacaggagcagctgattagcattagaaaagctgaaataatacctcaactgaagccaattgtactaaatgcactaaatgtgcactgttacaagaatgtttttctttctattgttttctattattttaagttaagcaggacagagtgcttttaaagaaagatttacttatattctcaaaagttaagcatgacaggcttctgtttaagaaagagacctgttttatcgtgttaatgttgtcattttgagctaaaaataaatggctaaatgatcatttgtttcacatgtgttcatatcacaaagaatagaatatgcatctacttaaatcaacttcaagtcaaatggttaaaaaaataatttcacacacaaaaaaagagctagaaaattcaccacactgggaagggtgaagacaactgggtcgcccggccctggccacgaggtgtcccttatttatttttcagggagttggcaaccctagtagCAGGTCAATTGATGGTTTATTCATGTATAGGTTTATTTatgtaaatcacaacaacagttgtctcaagAAAGTATTCAACAATGAAGGAACCCCCTATTAGTAAGCACTTTGCAACAgtaagaaggaaaaacttccttttaacaggaagaaactttaggcagaaccaggctaagggaggggcagccatctgctacAAGTGGTTACGACTAAACATTCAAACATCCGTTATTAAGTTTGCAGTTTGTATTATGTCAAGAGGTATAGCATagctgtacttttttttttcgtaCTTCAGTAAAAACATGTTATCTCATTTGTAGGTGTCAGCTAGTTCACATCTAAAGCTGCATCTACACAGGAAGTGATTAGCACTTAAAGCTGATGGTTGATTGCTAGCAGACATGCCAGGTTCCGGTTGCATAGCTAACCGACCGATGTATTTACTGAGCTCTCACATGTCAATAACCACCATTCTGTGCAGTAATTGGTAGTGACCTCCCCTCAAAGTAGAAAATTGTTTTATCTTGACTTCACATCACCAGTGGTTAGTCAGGTGAAGTTGACAAACTTTCTAAGGTCTGTGCTCAACATGTCGATTCACAAATCTTGTGTTGAGGCAGATTAGCTTCTAACTCTGCTAGACCTTATTACTGGGAGAAAAGTCACACTAGTCATTTTATTGTTGAAAGAAGTTGGACTATTTTTAACTTAAGCATTTCAACATGTTATCGTTAGGGGTGAGTCGgtgcttgtttgcttttgggaaCTGATGGAGCATTTAGACTTGAAAGTCACTGGTTTTCAGACTCAACAAGGGGATATTTCCAAAAAGTTCTTACAATGGCCACTTCAAACTGGGTTTTAAAATGCCCAACCTTTGGCACCAGAACTTTTACAGTCTGTTGTAAAAACAGGTTTGTCTGTTTAGCCAATTTTGTAGCTGTATCAGTTTTAATAATGATTAAACTGGTGCAATGATTACAGTCAAACTTTGCATCCTATTTAATCATGCAGTGAGCTACCAATGGAAATAACCAAGCTAGCTAAGGTAGTGTTGATAACTTCGCAGCACTATCATCTTGTCCAAATTTAATCACAGCcaactttaaaaaagaatatttatattttttaaatctcaaaGTGCAGAGTGTCTCTAACAATTCGATACTAATGATTTTactgttgtgtttctttttacaggTCAAACTCACATCTGAATAGCATTATCCCTCCAGTCAGAGTGGGCCAGCTCCACTCTCATCATTTGCTGTCCGACCTGTCAACAAAAGAGAAGAACTTGCGAAAAATGCTGGAGGGTAGGattaaattacagaaaaataacTATAGATGAGTTTTTCAGAGATGTATTATCATTAGAATTAGCACTCATCTCTCTGTCCTACCTCTACTTGTCATTCTCAGAACCGTTCAATGAGTCGCCTCTTCTGGAGATTGTGCAGTCTCACAGCAGCTCTGCTAGCTCCCAGTTGGGGACTAGTTCAGGAATACAGAAGAGGAAATACAGCATGGCGTTCCTGGAGGCTAACCCAGAAAACTCCCAGAATCCTCCACCTTTGCTCTACAGCAGCAAAAAACCCTTCCTGGCCAACCAAGGTCACCGGGCATCATCTGTATATGCCTCTGAAGTCCTCTCACAGAATCCTCACACTGGCCCTGGTCATAGTCGGCTCCTAGATACTTCAGCCCATCACATGGTGGGTCTAGGGTCCAGCTCTAGCCACCACTCAGGAACCATATTCCCATCCTCCCACTTCTCAAGTGTTGGTGCCTCACAACAAGCCGTGTACGAAGGGAGGAAAGTACTGATGTGTACTTGCTGCTCCAGGGCCCCTGCTGCTTGCGCCCGGCCTCCGTACCCAGCGTCGGACACCTTCCCCTCTGTGACCTCTCAGGAGTTTGCCCCACATGCCCCTCTACCTGCAAGTCAGCCACTGCAGCATTTTCCCATGAGGGGACTGATGGAAACATCGCAGACAGCCAGACATGCTGAATTCTATGGGCTGTACGGCCAGTCTTCAACCAAGCATTACGGGACCAAATAATAAACCCAAATCAGCATCCGTTCTGTTTTATTAGATCACGTTTGGCATCAAGAAGTtccatgtttgcttttttttttctcctttccatTTTGATTCAGAGATGCAACCCCAGATTATATCTCCACACACCTTTATGACAATCACTCTTGACATTTATTTGAAACCATTTGGGGAGAATATGCCCTGTTAACTTGTGTAGCTCTGTTTACTCCCCGAATCACAGTGACAGTACTAATGATCTAATTTGAAAGCATTATTTATTGTCTGTTTCAGTTCGACTGGAAGTGCTAATGTGAATAATGTAGTCTTAAATCCATTCAAACTTAAGAAATGACATATTCTTCAGGGGTCCTGGCATGGGACTCCAGAGACTCCAGTGCCTAAAGAGACTGTTAACACACTTGTATTGTACTTGCAATTTCCTAACTCTTGATTAATTCCTGTTTGCAGCTGAAAGCATGCAGGGAGCCTCTCCATGCACTCCAAAGTCCATGTggctttagaaaaaaacaacaacaaaaaaacactggactgcaaatgttttgtttttttccagattCAGGTTTTtccattagtttttttttttttatagaagaTTATGAATAAACCAAAAtcttttgaataaataaaaaagcataTTACATGACCTTTCATTGTATTTTGAGCACTGGTTTTCAAAAGTAATCCGCTGGGTATGCTAGTGTGTACTTTAAATCAGGTGACGCGCTGGTTATTTTAAACGCTGTGTCTGATTATAGTTTGAGGTCTATTTGTCCTAAGAAGCAAATTGTGCGATTTGTTTAGGTAAAGAGCTTTTCCAGGGTGACTCACTGAGttacacatgaaaacaaaaaataaagagaaggtGTTACAGTGGTACGTCCGACCCTGCTGCTGACCAGCAAAGCTTGtaaaacagagagagggaaaaaaagacactgaAAGGCGGAGGAGGTTACAGAGCGGCCCACAGCAGGCCCATTATCTGCCAATTTAGGACAGTTCACTTCCTTGTCAGCATCCTGGTCTCTGGCAAAAATCTCTGTGTCATCCCTCTTTGTCTTGTTATTGGAGCTGGTTGTCAAGTTAGGTCAGAGAACAGGAATAACCAATGAGCAGCAccttccctctcctctctcccttccTCTATCATTTTCCAGAGCTCGatgcagaggaggagaggagggttAGAGCGGAGGATGATATAAGCGCAGAGTTTTAATGAGGATCTACTTATCTGTCACTCATACTCCTTTCATTGTTCCCCTCCCCCATTTAGCGAGATAGCAGGAGCGAGCTTGGGATGGTGGGGGCAGCAAAGTCAGGGTCGAGGGGGGAGTAGCAATGGTAAGGCACATCACTTATTTATAGGTTATAAAACCTTGCTCCCTCCTATATGGTCCAGTctgcttttagtttttttagttgttgtttttttgtcttctttgaaATCTGTTTCACTTCCATGATAACTCGGCCTCCCTTTAGCAGCAAATGCACGAGGGAGAGGAGTGAGAGGAGCTGAGGTTTAGTTACAGTGTGGCAATCTGAcaatgtgcgtatgtgtgtgtttgtgtgtaagccAATTAGCATTCCCCTTGTTCACTGTCCCTtctcgctctgtgtgtgtgtgtgttattaatAAAACATACAGCAGATGTTCCAAAGGAGCATTTTATCCatatgatcatttttatttatagagcCCTATTAAATCAACGATCCATTCT
It encodes:
- the trim8a gene encoding E3 ubiquitin-protein ligase TRIM8a, encoding MDASWKNCFEEELLCPICLNVFDEPIQLPCKHNFCKGCISEAWAKDTAAVRCPECNHDYDQKPTLEKNFKLANIVKRFNALNTEKAPPVLHCVLCRRGPPLPVRKVCLRCKEPCCQTHIQTHLQQPCAAPGHLLVDAEELSAWTCPSHEEYRLLHCEEEQVALCPFCCISHCTNQRHTVCDVDTQRIQMQAMLMRQQDRLEGRVQNIDEHLNKLESDKTLMKDAVSELKERARAQYQRMHALLEANQAETMQMLESTYNSYVRKNSQQVLQLNERRHEAEKLLSSVQTFFQKAGSLNFMKNTKPYQLLMDRSNSHLNSIIPPVRVGQLHSHHLLSDLSTKEKNLRKMLEEPFNESPLLEIVQSHSSSASSQLGTSSGIQKRKYSMAFLEANPENSQNPPPLLYSSKKPFLANQGHRASSVYASEVLSQNPHTGPGHSRLLDTSAHHMVGLGSSSSHHSGTIFPSSHFSSVGASQQAVYEGRKVLMCTCCSRAPAACARPPYPASDTFPSVTSQEFAPHAPLPASQPLQHFPMRGLMETSQTARHAEFYGLYGQSSTKHYGTK